CATCCTTAAAAAGCGGTGTTAAATCATTTTTTTCTAATGTAATTAATTGTTTTTTATAAAGTTCTATTAAAATAAGCGATGTCTCGATTAAATAGTATTTAACCCCCTCCTCACTATTCATATCGATTGAATCTAAATGTAAAGAATCTAAATTATTACGATGTGCTATATTGCTGAGAGAACGATTGTTTTCAGGATTAATAAGATAGTCTGCAATAGTTACATCAAAAAAGTTATCGCAAAAATTAATCTTATATTGAGCTAAGAGTTTAAATACATTCTTTGAATCAAAATATATTTTCATGATATTTTTAGAGACAAATAACGGCTCTAGAGTTAATAAACAAATCTTAACAATCAAGGTTTTAGTGAAAAAAATATAATAATGATTTGTATTACTAAAAATGGAAAGGCCTGATATATTATTATCTGCATTATATAATGAAATCCCTATACTAGATTCTAATTCTAGATTTTTAACAGCATCTTTTATTTCTTGATAGCTGTCAAGTTGAATAGCACTATCCGATGATTGACTTGTTGGCTTATTATCACTAGAAAATAGACTTAACTGTCTTGATGCTGAATCAATATCAATGGTGGGCTCTGAACTATTGTAAGAAAATACTTTTCTTATTCTTTCATTAAGTCTCCTAAATTCTAATTCTTTAAAGATAGCATTTAATTGATCCCAGTTAGGTTCTATAATTTTTAAATCTTTCGAATCTAACTGAATCGGGACATCTACAACGATTTTTGCTAATTGCTTAGAAAGTATAGCATTTGAATGTGAATTAATTATTTTTTCTTTTAGTTTTCCCTCTAAATTTTCGATTGATTTATATACTTCTTCTAAAGAACCATATTTTTTAAGCAATTTTGATGCAGTTTTAGGCCCAACACCAGCAATCCCAGGAATATTGTCGACTGCATCTCCGACCATTCCTAAATAATCTACTACTTGATGAACATAATCAATTCCGAATTTTTCACAAACTGTTTTAACATTCCAAATTTGATGTTTACTTCCTCGGTTACCTGGACGATACATGAAAATACTGTCTGACACAAGTTGTGCAAAATCCTTGTCAGGAGTAACCATATAGGTTAAGAACTCTTGATTAGAAGCTTGCTTTGCAAGAGTTCCAATAACATCATCCGCTTCAAATCCATCTACAAATAATATGGGGATATTTAGAGCTGTAAGAATATTTTTAATATAAGGGATAGCTCCTGATATCCCTTCGGGCATTGCATCTCGATTTGCTTTATATTCGACGTATTGAATATGTCTATGTGTTTTTTGGGGAGTATCAAAAACTACGCCTAAATGAGTTAAATCTTCATTTGACAACAATTCGGTAATTGAATTAACAAATCCATAAATTGCTGAAGTTTCAAATCCATCTGAATTGAATCGTGGGTTTTTAGAAAATGCAAAATATGATCTATAAATCATTGCATATGCATCAATTAAAAATAACTTTTTCATATTTTTTGTGATATTTACAAATAATAATTGATTTGTAAATGTAAACATTTAAATAAAATTTAATTATTTTAAATATTATGTATTTCAAAGAATTAAGGTCATGGATGCACACCTGTATCCCAAATACATCTATTGTTGTATTTAGAATTACATTTTCAATTATACTTTTAATACAAACATTTTATTTTTTTTATAATGATTTTATTTCTGAAAATATTATTAAGCCATTTGTTTTATTTCCGTTTATAGAAGGTATATACCCCCAAAACAAAACATCACTATTAATAATCGCATCCTTTATGTTAATTGCAAATATTGGGATGATTATAAATCGTACAGCGAGATTTTCTTCATTAATTTTTTGTATTTGTTTCACTTACTTTTGGCTATTAGACAAGGGGTATTTTAATAATCACTATTACTTTATATCAATAATTTGTTTTTTACTTTTTTTAATAAATACAAAAAGTTCACTTAAAAAGAATATTCTAGTACCTCGAATATCTCTTTTATCTCTGCAATTAATGATTTTTATTGTATACTTTATTTCTGGTATAAATAAATTAAACCCCTATTGGCTTTTTGACTTGCAACCTATAACACACATTTTAGAAGTAAAACATGAATTAACTAAGAACCCAATTTTTATTCAAAAATGGTTAGCAATTGCAATGAGCTATTCTGCTTTATTGTTTGATTTATTTATTGGATTCCTATTACTTGGAAAAAAAACTAGAAGCTTTGGATTTATATTAGTTATCTCCTTTAATATTATTAATTTTTATCTATTTCGTGATGTTGGAGAAATTGGATTATTCCCATTTTTTATGATTTCTACATTAGTCCTATTTATTAATCCCAGGAAAATTCAAAAGATTTTAAAATTAGAAGACCAAAAAGAATACGTGATCCGAAATAATCAAGTAATAAATAAATTAATTCTAGTGTTTTTAATAATTCATATACTTCTTCCTTTTAGACATATATTTTTCAATGGTCATGTTGATTATAATGGTATTGGGCAAAGATTTTCATGGAGAATGAAAATAATGTATAAAGAGTCGGTTATTGAGTACTTTATTATTGATAAAGTATCACAAAAAAAATATTCTGTTGATATTTCAAAAATGCTAACCCCCATGCAATACAACAATCTCAAATACTATCCCGATTTAATTATCCCTTTATCCAAAAAAATTAAGTCAGAAGCGATAGAAAAATTTAATATCCAAC
This is a stretch of genomic DNA from Flavobacteriales bacterium TMED191. It encodes these proteins:
- the polA gene encoding DNA polymerase I translates to MFTFTNQLLFVNITKNMKKLFLIDAYAMIYRSYFAFSKNPRFNSDGFETSAIYGFVNSITELLSNEDLTHLGVVFDTPQKTHRHIQYVEYKANRDAMPEGISGAIPYIKNILTALNIPILFVDGFEADDVIGTLAKQASNQEFLTYMVTPDKDFAQLVSDSIFMYRPGNRGSKHQIWNVKTVCEKFGIDYVHQVVDYLGMVGDAVDNIPGIAGVGPKTASKLLKKYGSLEEVYKSIENLEGKLKEKIINSHSNAILSKQLAKIVVDVPIQLDSKDLKIIEPNWDQLNAIFKELEFRRLNERIRKVFSYNSSEPTIDIDSASRQLSLFSSDNKPTSQSSDSAIQLDSYQEIKDAVKNLELESSIGISLYNADNNISGLSIFSNTNHYYIFFTKTLIVKICLLTLEPLFVSKNIMKIYFDSKNVFKLLAQYKINFCDNFFDVTIADYLINPENNRSLSNIAHRNNLDSLHLDSIDMNSEEGVKYYLIETSLILIELYKKQLITLEKNDLTPLFKDVEKPLVKVLLQMEFNGVRIDTVALNNYSNKLTQQITLLTDQIHKLANQNFNIASPKQLGEVLFQKMKLSEKPKKTKSGQFSTNENELVKLKNTHPIIEKILLYRTYQKLLSTYVNALPSLIEKGDKKIHTTFNQTVTNTGRLSSSSPNLQNIPIRKKSGKDVRRAFIASDKNHILMAADYSQIELRLIAELSKEETMIKAFLKEEDIHKSTASKVFKVDLDKVTSEMRSNAKVVNFGIIYGVSAFGLSEQSTLNRKEASELIKIYFETYPMLKKYIDDQIYFAKENGYVQTILGRKRYLRNINSRNSFIRGHDERNAVNMPVQGSAADLIKLAMINIHNEFRANSFKSKLILQVHDELVFDVHNSEKEIIQNTVRHAMENIYNTKVPLKVDIGFGANWLDAH